A portion of the Fusobacterium perfoetens ATCC 29250 genome contains these proteins:
- the secA gene encoding preprotein translocase subunit SecA, translating into MISSLLKMIFGTKNDREVKRIQKKVKEINALEPEISKLSDEELKAKTVEFKERLSKGETLDDILVEAFAVVREASIRVLGMRHYDVQLIGGIVLHEGKITEMKTGEGKTLVATAPVYLNALTGKGVHIITVNDYLAKRDKEQMGRVYEFLGLTTGVILNGMLNDERKEAYLCDITYGTNSEFGFDYLRDNMVKKLEDKVQRPLNYCIVDEVDSILIDEARTPLIISGAAENTAKLYKTFYTVATYLERSRETEKITDIKKKKEMNIPDEVWKDYEVDEKAKNIVLTEKGVKKVEKMLNIENLYAPETIELTHYLMQCLKAKELFERDKDYLIRENEVIIIDEFTGRALEGRRYSDGLHQAIEAKEGVKIAGENQTLASITLQNYFRMYEKLSGMTGTAETEAPEFVFIYGLEVVVIPTNKPVIRKDNGDIIYKTHEEKIEAIIEKIKELYAKGQPVLVGTITIQGSELLSNELKKLNIPHNVLNAKFHEKEAEIVAQAGRYKAVTIATNMAGRGTDIMLGGNPEFMAKKEANSPEEYNQLLEKYKVQCEEEKAKVRELGGLFILGTERHESRRIDNQLRGRSGRQGDPGESQFYLSLEDDLMKLFGSDRVKSVMERLGIPKGEPITHRMITKAIENAQKKVESRNFGIRKSLLEFDDVMNKQREAIYASRNEALSKDDLKETIISMLSGTIHSAVIERFVGEFKEEWDVKGLSEFLEEKYDYVIEDLEDYKSYGIEEYAEKLSNIIAEKYKAKEEEIGSDLMRQIEKYVLLEVVDNRWREHLKALDGLREGIYLRSYGQRDPIVEYKLLSGELYGKMLETIKTETTSYMFKVMVRTPEEAEIEEANIIEEKDEVNVGGPDNPDAPCSCGSGKPYKKCCGR; encoded by the coding sequence ATGATAAGTAGTTTACTAAAAATGATTTTTGGTACTAAAAATGACAGAGAAGTAAAGAGAATACAAAAAAAAGTAAAAGAAATCAATGCTTTAGAACCAGAAATTTCAAAGTTATCAGATGAAGAATTAAAAGCTAAAACAGTTGAATTTAAAGAAAGATTATCTAAAGGAGAAACTTTAGATGATATATTAGTAGAAGCTTTTGCTGTAGTTAGAGAAGCATCTATAAGAGTTTTAGGAATGAGACATTATGATGTACAATTAATTGGAGGAATTGTACTTCATGAAGGAAAAATTACAGAGATGAAAACAGGGGAAGGAAAAACATTAGTTGCTACTGCTCCTGTATACTTAAATGCTCTTACAGGAAAGGGAGTTCATATTATTACTGTAAACGACTACCTTGCAAAAAGAGATAAAGAACAAATGGGTAGAGTTTATGAATTTTTAGGACTTACTACTGGAGTTATATTAAATGGTATGTTAAATGATGAAAGAAAAGAAGCATACTTATGTGATATTACTTATGGTACTAACTCTGAATTTGGTTTTGACTATTTAAGAGATAATATGGTCAAAAAATTAGAAGACAAGGTACAAAGACCTTTAAATTATTGTATAGTTGACGAAGTTGACTCAATTTTAATTGACGAAGCTAGAACTCCATTAATTATATCTGGAGCAGCTGAAAATACTGCAAAACTTTATAAAACTTTCTATACTGTAGCTACTTATTTAGAGAGAAGTAGAGAAACAGAAAAAATTACAGATATTAAAAAGAAAAAAGAAATGAATATTCCTGATGAAGTATGGAAAGATTATGAAGTAGATGAAAAAGCTAAAAATATTGTTCTTACAGAAAAAGGTGTTAAAAAAGTTGAAAAAATGCTTAATATAGAAAACTTATATGCACCAGAAACAATAGAATTAACTCACTATTTAATGCAATGTTTAAAAGCAAAAGAATTATTTGAAAGAGATAAAGATTATTTAATAAGAGAAAATGAAGTTATAATCATAGATGAGTTCACAGGAAGAGCTTTAGAGGGAAGAAGATATTCTGATGGATTACACCAAGCTATTGAAGCTAAAGAAGGAGTTAAAATAGCTGGAGAAAACCAAACTTTAGCATCTATTACTTTACAAAACTACTTTAGAATGTATGAAAAATTATCTGGTATGACAGGTACAGCTGAAACTGAAGCTCCTGAATTTGTATTTATTTATGGATTAGAAGTTGTAGTTATTCCTACAAATAAACCTGTTATTAGAAAAGATAACGGAGATATAATTTACAAGACTCATGAAGAAAAAATAGAAGCTATTATTGAAAAAATAAAAGAACTTTATGCAAAAGGACAACCTGTATTAGTTGGTACTATAACTATTCAAGGTTCTGAATTATTATCAAATGAATTAAAAAAATTAAATATTCCTCATAATGTATTAAATGCTAAATTCCATGAAAAAGAAGCTGAAATAGTTGCTCAAGCTGGTAGATATAAAGCTGTTACTATAGCTACAAATATGGCTGGTAGAGGAACTGACATAATGCTTGGAGGAAATCCAGAATTTATGGCTAAAAAAGAAGCTAATTCTCCAGAGGAATATAATCAATTATTAGAAAAATATAAAGTACAATGTGAAGAAGAAAAAGCAAAAGTAAGAGAATTAGGTGGATTATTTATCCTTGGAACTGAAAGACATGAGTCTAGAAGAATTGATAATCAATTAAGAGGACGTTCAGGAAGACAAGGAGACCCTGGTGAATCTCAATTCTATTTATCATTAGAAGATGATTTAATGAAATTATTTGGTTCTGACAGAGTTAAATCTGTTATGGAGAGATTAGGAATTCCTAAAGGAGAACCTATAACTCATAGAATGATAACAAAAGCTATTGAAAATGCTCAAAAGAAAGTTGAATCTAGAAACTTTGGAATCAGAAAATCTCTGCTTGAATTTGATGATGTTATGAACAAACAAAGAGAAGCAATATATGCTAGTAGAAATGAAGCTCTTTCTAAAGATGATTTAAAAGAAACTATAATTTCAATGTTAAGCGGAACTATTCATTCAGCTGTTATAGAAAGATTTGTTGGTGAATTTAAAGAAGAATGGGATGTAAAAGGTCTTTCTGAATTTTTAGAAGAAAAATATGATTATGTAATTGAAGATTTAGAAGATTATAAATCTTATGGAATAGAAGAATATGCTGAAAAATTATCTAATATTATTGCTGAAAAATATAAAGCTAAAGAAGAAGAAATTGGTTCAGATTTAATGAGACAAATTGAAAAATATGTTTTATTAGAAGTTGTTGATAACAGATGGAGAGAACATTTAAAAGCATTAGATGGATTAAGAGAAGGTATCTACTTAAGGTCTTATGGACAAAGAGACCCTATTGTAGAATATAAACTACTTTCTGGAGAATTATATGGAAAAATGTTAGAAACAATAAAAACTGAAACAACTTCATATATGTTTAAAGTAATGGTAAGAACTCCAGAAGAAGCTGAAATAGAGGAAGCTAATATAATTGAAGAAAAAGATGAGGTAAATGTTGGTGGTCCTGATAATCCAGATGCTCCTTGTTCTTGTGGTAGTGGAAAACCTTATAAAAAATGTTGTGGTAGATAG
- a CDS encoding flavodoxin gives MEKIGIFYGTTSGKTEAIADEIDFNLRKHDHEVFNVADGIDEIENFKNLILITPTYGVGELQKDWEDHSSQLKNMDFSGKKVALVGLGNQFTFGESFVEGMRKLYDIVIENHGEVIGFTSNEGYKYQESEAVIGNKFVGLALDETNQDNETPERVSVWIKEILKEFY, from the coding sequence ATGGAAAAAATAGGAATTTTTTATGGAACAACTTCTGGTAAAACAGAAGCAATAGCTGATGAAATAGATTTTAACTTAAGAAAACATGACCATGAAGTTTTTAATGTAGCTGATGGTATTGATGAGATTGAAAATTTTAAAAATCTTATCTTAATTACACCTACTTATGGAGTTGGAGAATTACAAAAAGATTGGGAAGACCACTCTTCTCAATTAAAAAATATGGATTTCTCTGGTAAAAAAGTAGCTCTTGTTGGACTTGGAAATCAATTTACTTTTGGAGAATCTTTTGTTGAAGGAATGAGAAAACTTTATGATATTGTTATAGAAAATCATGGAGAAGTTATTGGATTTACTTCTAATGAAGGATACAAATATCAAGAAAGTGAAGCTGTAATAGGAAATAAATTTGTTGGACTTGCTTTAGATGAAACTAATCAAGATAACGAAACTCCTGAAAGAGTAAGTGTTTGGATTAAAGAAATTTTAAAAGAATTTTATTAG
- a CDS encoding MBL fold metallo-hydrolase produces MIKIQTLLENENSRNHSLLSEHGLSFFVIIDDKKFLFDCSGGDKFIKNAEKLGINLNEVDTVILSHSHYDHCCGFLDLIKYFKISKLITGYNFFNPKYSFDGVKYTYLGCGFDKKLLEKNTIEHIECGDILKLHNNIFLIGNFNRKFDFEKSPNRFVVDDSKEIIKDDFRDEICLVINTEKGLVVITGCSHPGILNILTTIQQRLNKNIYAVFGGTHLVEADEIRCLKTIDEMEKLKINIVGFSHCSGELILNLIKKNDNFISCRLNTGDMIKI; encoded by the coding sequence ATGATAAAAATACAAACTCTTTTGGAAAATGAAAATTCAAGAAACCATTCTCTTTTATCAGAACATGGACTTTCTTTTTTTGTAATTATTGATGACAAAAAATTTTTATTTGATTGCAGTGGAGGAGATAAATTTATAAAAAATGCTGAAAAATTAGGTATTAATTTAAATGAAGTAGATACAGTTATATTAAGTCATTCACATTATGACCATTGTTGTGGATTTCTTGATTTAATAAAATATTTTAAAATTTCAAAACTTATTACAGGATACAATTTTTTTAATCCTAAATATTCTTTTGATGGAGTAAAATACACATATTTAGGTTGTGGTTTTGATAAAAAATTATTAGAAAAAAATACTATTGAACATATAGAGTGTGGGGATATTTTAAAGCTTCATAATAATATATTTTTAATTGGAAATTTTAATAGAAAATTTGATTTTGAAAAAAGTCCTAATAGATTTGTTGTTGATGATAGTAAAGAAATTATAAAAGATGATTTTAGAGATGAAATTTGTTTAGTAATAAATACAGAAAAAGGGTTAGTTGTAATTACAGGTTGCTCCCATCCAGGGATTTTAAATATTCTTACTACTATACAACAAAGATTAAATAAAAATATATATGCTGTCTTTGGAGGTACACATTTAGTAGAAGCTGATGAAATTCGTTGTTTAAAAACTATAGATGAAATGGAAAAATTAAAAATAAATATTGTTGGATTTTCTCATTGTTCTGGTGAATTAATTTTAAATTTAATAAAAAAAAATGATAATTTTATAAGTTGTAGGCTAAATACAGGAGATATGATAAAAATTTAA
- the clpB gene encoding ATP-dependent chaperone ClpB, with the protein MNPNMFTENSILALNEARSLAIKYSQQTIKPEILALALLTNKEGLIPRIIEKMGLNTGNIIRELEGEIDRFPKVSGNSDVGLDMATNKVLIEAENEMKKMEDSYISVEHIFIALLEESRILKRLIDLKQFRETVKAVRGNQKVDSQNPEAKYEVLEKYARDLVELAREGKIDPIIGRDTEIRRTIQIISRRTKNNPILIGEPGVGKTAIAEGIAQRILNGDVPENLKNKKIFSLDMGALIAGAKYRGEFEERLKAVLKEVEESHGNIILFIDEIHTIVGAGKTDGAMDAGNLLKPMLARGEVKVIGATTIDEYRKYIEKDPALERRFQIVMVDEPSVEDTISVLRGLKEKYEVYHGIRISDGAIVSAAVLSDRYIADRFLPDKAIDLIDEAAAMIRTEIDSMPSELDELTRKSMQLEIEREALKKEDDDASKERLVALEKELAEINSKKSVLKSQWDVEKQGVEKVKKLKADIDKTKLEIEKAERDYDLNKLAELKYGKLATLEKQLKTEQEAIESKFSHSLLKLEVTDEEIADIVSKWTGIPVNKLVESEKEKILNLEKSLNERVMGQEEAVKLVADTILRARAGLKDSRRPIGSFIFLGPTGVGKTYLAKSLAYNLFDDEDNIVRIDMSEYMDKFSVTRLIGAPPGYVGYEEGGQLTEAVRRKPYSVILFDEIEKAHPDVFNTFLQILDDGRLTDGQGRLVDFKNTLIIMTSNIGSNLILEDPNLSEETKEAVMKIMKQSFKPEFLNRIDDIIIFKSLGIESIRNIVKALLNDTKNKLKDRYITLNFSDAVIDYLAKNSFDPQYGARPLKRFIQKEVETELAKKVLANEIKDKSEVLVDIENDKIIFKVK; encoded by the coding sequence ATGAACCCAAATATGTTTACAGAAAATTCTATACTAGCTTTAAATGAAGCTAGGAGCTTGGCTATAAAATATAGTCAACAAACAATTAAACCTGAAATTTTAGCCTTAGCACTTCTTACAAATAAAGAGGGCCTAATTCCTAGAATTATTGAAAAAATGGGACTAAATACAGGTAATATTATTAGAGAATTAGAAGGAGAAATTGATAGATTTCCAAAAGTTTCTGGTAATTCAGATGTAGGACTTGATATGGCAACAAATAAAGTTCTAATTGAAGCTGAAAATGAAATGAAAAAAATGGAAGACTCTTATATAAGTGTTGAACATATTTTTATTGCACTTTTAGAAGAAAGTAGAATTTTAAAAAGATTGATTGATTTAAAACAATTTAGAGAAACTGTAAAAGCTGTTAGAGGTAATCAAAAAGTAGATTCTCAAAATCCAGAAGCAAAATATGAAGTTCTTGAAAAATATGCTAGAGATTTAGTAGAACTTGCTCGTGAAGGAAAAATTGACCCAATAATTGGTAGAGATACAGAAATAAGAAGAACTATTCAAATTATTTCAAGAAGAACAAAAAATAATCCTATCCTTATAGGAGAACCTGGTGTAGGTAAAACTGCTATTGCTGAAGGTATAGCTCAAAGAATTTTAAATGGTGATGTTCCTGAAAATTTAAAAAATAAAAAAATATTCTCACTTGATATGGGAGCTTTAATTGCTGGTGCTAAATATAGAGGAGAATTTGAGGAAAGATTAAAAGCAGTTCTTAAAGAAGTTGAGGAATCTCATGGAAATATAATTCTATTCATTGATGAAATTCATACTATTGTTGGAGCTGGTAAAACAGACGGAGCTATGGATGCTGGTAACTTATTAAAACCTATGCTTGCTAGAGGAGAAGTAAAAGTTATTGGTGCTACTACAATAGATGAATATAGAAAATATATTGAAAAAGACCCAGCTCTTGAAAGAAGATTCCAAATTGTTATGGTTGATGAACCAAGTGTTGAGGATACAATTTCAGTTCTTAGAGGACTTAAAGAAAAATATGAAGTTTATCATGGAATCAGAATAAGTGATGGGGCTATTGTATCAGCTGCTGTCCTAAGTGATAGATATATTGCTGATAGATTTTTACCAGATAAAGCTATTGACTTAATAGATGAAGCTGCTGCTATGATAAGAACAGAAATTGATTCTATGCCTAGTGAATTAGATGAACTTACAAGAAAATCTATGCAACTTGAAATTGAAAGAGAAGCTCTAAAAAAAGAAGATGATGATGCTTCCAAAGAAAGATTAGTAGCTCTTGAAAAAGAATTAGCTGAAATTAATTCTAAAAAATCTGTTTTAAAATCTCAATGGGATGTAGAAAAACAAGGTGTAGAAAAAGTAAAAAAACTTAAAGCTGATATTGATAAAACTAAACTAGAAATTGAAAAAGCTGAAAGAGATTATGACTTAAATAAATTAGCAGAATTAAAATATGGTAAACTTGCCACTCTTGAAAAGCAATTAAAAACAGAACAAGAAGCTATTGAAAGTAAGTTTAGTCATTCTTTATTAAAGTTAGAAGTAACTGATGAAGAAATTGCTGATATTGTCTCTAAATGGACAGGTATTCCTGTAAATAAATTAGTTGAAAGTGAAAAAGAAAAAATATTAAATCTTGAAAAATCTTTAAATGAAAGAGTTATGGGTCAAGAGGAAGCTGTAAAACTTGTAGCTGATACAATTTTAAGAGCTAGAGCTGGTTTAAAAGATAGTAGAAGACCTATTGGTTCATTTATCTTTTTAGGACCTACTGGTGTAGGTAAAACTTATTTAGCTAAATCTCTTGCTTATAATTTATTTGATGATGAAGATAATATTGTAAGAATAGATATGAGTGAATATATGGATAAATTTTCAGTAACTAGACTTATAGGAGCACCTCCAGGATATGTAGGATATGAAGAAGGTGGACAATTAACAGAAGCTGTAAGAAGAAAACCTTATTCTGTAATTCTATTTGATGAGATTGAAAAAGCACATCCTGATGTATTTAATACTTTCTTACAAATATTAGATGATGGTAGACTAACTGATGGACAAGGTAGATTAGTTGATTTTAAAAATACTTTAATTATTATGACATCTAATATCGGAAGTAATTTAATTTTGGAAGACCCTAATCTTTCAGAAGAAACAAAAGAAGCTGTTATGAAAATTATGAAACAATCATTTAAACCTGAATTTTTAAACAGAATTGACGATATTATAATTTTCAAAAGCTTAGGTATTGAGTCTATAAGAAATATTGTAAAAGCTCTTTTAAATGACACTAAAAATAAATTAAAAGATAGATATATCACACTTAATTTTTCTGATGCTGTAATTGATTATTTAGCTAAAAATTCTTTTGACCCACAATATGGAGCAAGACCACTTAAAAGATTTATTCAAAAAGAAGTTGAAACTGAATTAGCTAAAAAAGTATTGGCTAATGAAATTAAAGATAAAAGTGAAGTTCTTGTAGATATTGAAAATGATAAAATAATATTTAAAGTAAAATAA
- a CDS encoding acyl carrier protein: protein MDKEQICIIKKIIAEQLDIDEIEIKNTSNLFDELGADSFDIANIISEIEIKFEISIPYTEAKHIRKMDELLNHINDKLEKLEK from the coding sequence ATGGATAAAGAGCAAATCTGTATAATAAAAAAAATTATAGCTGAACAATTAGATATAGATGAAATTGAAATAAAAAATACTTCTAATTTATTTGATGAATTAGGTGCTGATTCCTTTGATATAGCTAATATTATAAGTGAAATTGAAATAAAATTTGAAATATCTATTCCATATACAGAGGCTAAACATATTAGAAAAATGGATGAACTTTTAAATCACATCAATGATAAATTAGAAAAATTGGAGAAATAA
- the ligA gene encoding NAD-dependent DNA ligase LigA — translation MKKEKRIEELKELIKKYSDYYYNQNESLISDVEFDKLLKELEELEGKNPQFKMFDSPTVNVGASVKNTKFTKVTHKEKMLSLSNSYNIGEIEDFINRVDKLLENNKKPTYVLEVKLDGLSISITYKNGKLVQGVTRGDGIIGEDVTENIMEISSIPKTLKEKIDIEVRGEIVLPISEFIKINEKKLAQGEEIFANPRNAASGTLRQLDSKIVKERGLDCYFYFVVNGEQYGIKTHREAFDFLEKLGLKTTKIAEVLSSVKEIDERIEYWKDAREKLDYETDGMVLKVNEIEYWDILGNTTKSPRWAIAYKFPAKQVSTKLLDITWQVGRTGKITPVAELEEVEVSGSRVKRASLHNFDEIERKDIRIGDKVFIEKAAEIIPQVVKSIKELRDGSEKIISAPTNCPVCGSLLEKEEGLVDLKCSNHSCPAKVQGKFEYFVSRDGMNIVGLGQKIVERFIDLGYLNDITDIYKLYTHKEEMEKLEKMGKKSVENLLNSIEESKTRDYSKVLYSLGIPEVGKFMGNLLAKESKNIDNLMKMTKEELLNINGVGDKVADSIINFFKNEKNIEIINKLREYGLNFSLGNQSKVEKNVFEGKTFLVTGKLVKFTRNGIKEEIEKFGGKNLSAVSKNLDYLIVGENAGSKLAKATELGTVKIITEEEFFEIVNNK, via the coding sequence ATGAAAAAAGAAAAAAGAATAGAAGAATTAAAAGAATTGATAAAGAAATATAGCGATTATTACTATAATCAAAATGAAAGCCTTATTTCTGATGTAGAATTTGACAAACTTTTAAAAGAATTGGAGGAACTTGAAGGAAAAAATCCTCAATTTAAAATGTTTGACTCTCCTACTGTAAATGTTGGAGCAAGTGTTAAAAATACAAAATTTACTAAGGTTACTCATAAAGAAAAAATGTTGAGTTTATCAAATAGTTATAATATTGGAGAAATAGAAGATTTTATAAATAGAGTGGATAAACTTTTAGAAAACAATAAAAAACCTACTTATGTTTTAGAAGTAAAACTAGATGGTTTATCAATTAGTATCACTTATAAGAATGGAAAACTTGTACAAGGAGTTACAAGAGGAGATGGAATTATAGGAGAAGATGTTACAGAAAATATAATGGAAATTTCTAGTATTCCTAAAACTTTAAAAGAAAAAATTGATATTGAAGTAAGAGGAGAGATAGTTTTACCTATAAGTGAGTTTATAAAAATAAATGAGAAAAAACTTGCTCAAGGGGAAGAGATATTTGCAAATCCTAGAAATGCTGCAAGTGGAACTCTTCGTCAATTAGATTCAAAAATTGTAAAAGAGAGAGGTTTAGACTGTTATTTTTACTTTGTAGTTAATGGAGAACAATATGGTATTAAAACTCATAGAGAAGCTTTTGATTTTCTTGAAAAATTAGGATTAAAAACTACAAAAATTGCTGAAGTATTATCTAGTGTAAAAGAGATTGATGAAAGAATAGAATACTGGAAAGATGCTAGAGAAAAATTAGATTATGAAACTGATGGAATGGTTTTAAAGGTTAATGAGATTGAATATTGGGATATATTAGGAAATACAACTAAAAGTCCTAGATGGGCAATAGCTTATAAATTCCCAGCAAAACAAGTATCTACTAAACTTTTAGACATAACATGGCAAGTTGGAAGAACAGGAAAAATAACTCCAGTTGCTGAATTAGAAGAGGTAGAAGTTTCAGGAAGCCGTGTAAAAAGGGCTAGTTTACATAATTTTGATGAAATAGAGAGAAAAGATATAAGAATTGGAGATAAAGTTTTTATAGAAAAAGCTGCTGAAATAATACCACAAGTTGTAAAATCTATAAAAGAATTAAGAGATGGTAGTGAAAAAATAATTTCAGCTCCAACTAATTGTCCAGTATGTGGTTCTTTACTAGAAAAAGAAGAGGGGTTAGTGGATTTAAAATGTTCTAATCATAGTTGTCCTGCTAAAGTTCAAGGAAAATTTGAATATTTTGTTTCAAGAGATGGAATGAATATAGTTGGGCTTGGTCAAAAAATAGTTGAAAGATTTATTGACTTAGGATACTTAAATGATATAACAGATATTTATAAACTTTATACTCATAAAGAAGAAATGGAAAAACTTGAAAAAATGGGTAAAAAAAGTGTAGAAAATCTTTTAAATTCTATTGAAGAAAGTAAAACTAGAGATTATTCAAAAGTTTTATATTCATTAGGAATTCCAGAAGTTGGAAAATTTATGGGAAATCTTTTAGCTAAAGAAAGTAAAAATATAGATAATCTTATGAAAATGACTAAAGAGGAGCTTTTAAACATAAATGGAGTAGGTGATAAAGTTGCTGATTCAATTATTAATTTCTTTAAAAATGAAAAAAATATAGAGATAATTAATAAATTAAGAGAATATGGATTAAACTTTTCTTTAGGAAATCAGTCTAAGGTAGAGAAGAATGTTTTTGAGGGAAAAACATTTTTAGTTACAGGAAAACTTGTAAAATTTACCAGAAATGGAATAAAAGAGGAAATTGAAAAATTTGGTGGAAAAAACTTATCTGCTGTAAGTAAAAATCTTGATTATTTAATAGTTGGAGAAAATGCTGGTAGTAAATTAGCTAAAGCTACTGAATTAGGAACTGTTAAAATTATAACTGAAGAAGAGTTTTTTGAGATTGTAAACAATAAATAA
- a CDS encoding AbrB family transcriptional regulator has product MYFVLTLLVGLIGAKIALKNKIPAGAMIGSLFAVAIFNVLTNKADLPQSYKIITQISTGTFIGAKITAQDVKGLKKIFIPSLIMVILMAFFNFGMGYFIYKTTNIDIVTALFATSPGGIADMTIIAYDFGAESSKVALLQMIRLISVVGIIPTLIKILSKKFKRRANIKQDEKPLEKNSVNNKKVSSKKENLQKILLTLGIGTLGGILGYILKIPSGAMTLSMVVIAIYNIISDKAYMPIKLRQLIQVLAGALIGAKMTMKDLISLKEIFIPVFIVIIGFCIMNLVLGILIYKITDFDVETSLFAASPGGMSDMSIIASEMGADTPKVATMQFFRLVTVVAVYPILISFIKNLFV; this is encoded by the coding sequence GTGTATTTTGTACTCACATTATTAGTTGGTTTAATTGGAGCTAAAATAGCTTTAAAAAATAAAATTCCTGCTGGTGCTATGATAGGTTCTCTTTTCGCTGTAGCTATTTTTAATGTCCTAACTAATAAAGCAGACCTCCCTCAATCATATAAAATAATAACTCAAATTTCCACAGGAACTTTTATTGGAGCTAAAATAACAGCTCAAGATGTAAAAGGATTGAAGAAAATTTTTATTCCAAGTTTAATAATGGTTATTTTAATGGCATTTTTTAATTTTGGAATGGGATATTTTATATATAAAACAACAAATATAGATATTGTAACAGCTCTTTTTGCTACTTCTCCTGGAGGAATAGCTGATATGACAATAATTGCCTATGATTTTGGTGCTGAATCCTCTAAAGTTGCTTTACTTCAAATGATTCGTCTAATATCTGTAGTTGGAATAATCCCAACACTTATAAAAATTTTATCAAAAAAATTTAAAAGAAGAGCTAATATAAAGCAAGATGAAAAACCTTTAGAAAAAAATTCAGTAAATAATAAAAAAGTTTCTTCTAAAAAAGAAAATTTACAAAAAATTCTTTTAACTTTAGGGATAGGTACTCTTGGGGGAATATTGGGTTATATTTTAAAAATTCCATCTGGAGCAATGACTTTATCTATGGTTGTAATTGCTATTTATAATATAATTTCTGATAAAGCCTATATGCCTATAAAATTAAGACAGCTTATACAAGTTTTAGCTGGAGCTTTAATAGGAGCTAAAATGACCATGAAAGATTTGATAAGTTTAAAAGAAATATTTATTCCTGTATTTATAGTTATAATAGGATTTTGTATTATGAATTTAGTTTTAGGAATTTTAATTTATAAAATTACTGATTTTGATGTAGAAACTTCTCTTTTTGCTGCTTCTCCTGGTGGAATGTCTGATATGTCTATAATTGCCAGTGAAATGGGAGCAGATACACCAAAAGTTGCTACAATGCAATTTTTTAGACTTGTTACTGTTGTGGCTGTATATCCAATATTAATAAGTTTTATAAAAAATTTATTTGTATAA
- a CDS encoding tRNA threonylcarbamoyladenosine dehydratase encodes MIFKREELLIGKENLDKLKNSHVIVFGLGGVGGFVIEGLVRGGIGELTIVDYDTVDITNINRQIIATTQTIGKLKTYLISERAKAINPDIKINSISEKYLKENKDMFFQNKKYDYIVDAIDMVSSKLSIIEEANKLNIPIISSMGTGNKLDPLKLEIADINKTSVCPLARVIRKEVKNRGIKRLKVLYSKEEPKKPLNEDNSREKSVNVGSISFVPSVAGLIIAGEVIKDICNIK; translated from the coding sequence ATGATATTTAAAAGAGAAGAATTACTTATAGGAAAAGAAAATTTAGATAAACTAAAAAATTCTCATGTAATAGTTTTTGGACTTGGAGGAGTTGGTGGTTTTGTAATCGAAGGTTTAGTAAGAGGTGGAATAGGAGAACTTACAATAGTTGACTATGATACTGTAGATATTACAAATATAAATAGACAAATAATAGCTACTACACAAACTATTGGAAAATTAAAAACATATCTTATATCCGAAAGAGCAAAAGCAATTAATCCTGATATTAAAATAAATTCTATCAGTGAAAAATATTTAAAAGAAAATAAAGATATGTTCTTTCAAAATAAAAAATATGATTATATTGTAGATGCTATTGATATGGTATCTTCAAAACTGAGTATAATTGAAGAAGCTAATAAATTAAATATCCCTATTATTTCTTCTATGGGAACAGGTAATAAATTAGACCCTTTAAAATTAGAAATTGCAGATATTAATAAAACTTCTGTTTGTCCTCTAGCAAGAGTAATTAGAAAAGAAGTTAAAAATAGAGGTATAAAAAGACTTAAAGTTCTTTATTCTAAAGAAGAACCTAAAAAACCTTTAAATGAAGATAATAGTAGAGAAAAGTCTGTCAATGTTGGAAGTATATCTTTTGTACCTTCTGTAGCTGGGCTTATAATTGCTGGTGAAGTGATAAAAGATATTTGTAATATAAAATAA